In the Oryza glaberrima chromosome 6, OglaRS2, whole genome shotgun sequence genome, one interval contains:
- the LOC127776338 gene encoding aldehyde dehydrogenase family 2 member B7, mitochondrial-like — MAAAAARRGSSLLSRCLLSRPSAAASPAVPSALRRADGTQGLLPGILQRFSTAAVAEEPISPPVQVNYTQLLIDGKFVDSASGKTFPTLDPRTGELIAHVAEGDAEDINRAVHAARKAFDEGPWPKMTAYERSRILLRFADLIEKHNDEIAALETWDNGKPYVQAANIEVPMVARLMRYYAGWADKIHGLVVPADGPHHVQVLHEPIGVAGQIIPWNFPLLMFAWKVGPALACGNTVVLKTAEQTPLSALFASKLLHEAGLPDGVVNVVSGFGPTAGAALASHMDVDKIAFTGSTDTGKVVLELAARSNLKSVTLELGGKSPFIIMDDADVDHAVELAHFALFFNQGQCCCAGSRTFVHERIYDEFVEKAKARALKRVVGDPFKNGVEQGPQIDDEQFNKILRYIKYGVDSGANLVTGGDRLGDKGYYIQPTIFSDVQDNMRIAQEEIFGPVQSILKFNDLNEVIKRANASQYGLAAGVFTNNLNTANTLTRALRVGTVWVNCFDVFDAAIPFGGYKQSGIGREKGIDSLKNYLQVKAVVTPIKNAAWL; from the exons ATGGCTGCCGCTGCTGCAAGGAGGGGCTCATCGCTGCTCTCTCGCTGCCTGCTGTCcaggccctccgccgccgcctcgcctgctGTCCCCTCTGCGCTCCGCAGGGCAG ATGGGACACAAGGATTGTTGCCGGGAATCCTTCAGAGGTTCAGCACTGCAGCAGTAGCAGAGGAGCCCATATCACCCCCAGTCCAAGTGAACTACACTCAGCTCCTCATTGATGGCAAATTCGTTGATTCAGCATCTG GCAAAACTTTCCCAACTCTGGACCCTCGTACCGGGGAGCTGATTGCCCATGTGGCTGAAGGCGATGCGGAGGACATTAACCGTGCGGTTCATGCGGCCCGCAAGGCTTTCGATGAAGGGCCATGGCCAAAGATGACTGCCTAT GAGAGATCCCGGATTCTGTTGCGGTTTGCTGACTTGATTGAGAAGCACAACGATGAAATTGCTGCATTGGAGACATGGGACAACGGCAAGCCGTATGTGCAAGCTGCCAACATTGAAGTGCCAATGGTGGCACGGCTGATGCGGTACTATGCTG GTTGGGCTGACAAGATCCATGGGCTTGTCGTGCCGGCTGACGGCCCACACCATGTACAGGTGCTGCACGAGCCCATTGGTGTCGCAGGTCAGATCATCCCATGGAACTTTCCGCTTCTGATGTTTGCGTGGAAAGTTGGCCCTGCTTTGGCTTGTGGAAACACTGTTGTGCTCAAGACGGCTGAGCAAACTCCTCTGTCTGCTCTATTTGCTTCTAAGCTGTTGCATGAG GCTGGACTCCCAGATGGTGTTGTTAACGTGGTATCTGGTTTTGGACCTACTGCTGGTGCTGCTCTTGCTAGTCACATGGATGTCGATAAG ATTGCATTCACTGGATCGACCGATACTGGAAAAGTCGTCCTTGAGTTGGCTGCAAGGAGCAACCTTAAGTCAGTGACACTGGAGCTAGGAGGCAAGTCTCCTTTCATCATCATGGATGATGCTGATGTTGACCATGCTGTTGAGCTTGCGCATTTTGCACTGTTCTTTAACCAG GGACAATGTTGCTGTGCTGGGTCTCGTACATTTGTGCATGAGCGTATCTATGATGAGTTCGTGGAGAAGGCCAAGGCTCGTGCTCTCAAGCGTGTGGTTGGTGATCCATTCAAGAATGGTGTTGAACAGGGCCCTCAG ATTGATGACGAGCAATTCAACAAGATCTTGCGCTACATCAAGTATGGTGTTGACAGTGGAGCCAACCTTGTGACTGGTGGCGACAGATTAGGTGACAAAGGTTACTACATCCAGCCAACAATTTTCTCGGATGTACAG GATAACATGAGGATTGCTCAAGAAGAGATATTTGGCCCTGTGCAGTCAATTCTGAAGTTCAA TGATCTGAACGAGGTCATCAAGAGGGCAAATGCAAGCCAGTACGGGCTGGCTGCTGGGGTCTTCACCAACAACCTGAACACGGCCAACACCCTGACCCGCGCGCTCAGGGTCGGGACCGTGTGGGTGAACTGCTTCGACGTCTTCGACGCCGCGATCCCGTTCGGCGGATACAAGCAGAGCGGAATCGGGAGGGAGAAGGGCATCGACAGCCTGAAGAACTACCTGCAGGTCAAGGCCGTCGTCACGCCGATCAAGAACGCCGCGTGGTTGTAA
- the LOC127775961 gene encoding UDP-glycosyltransferase 90A2-like: MAAASPELRHVAMLPFMAKGHAMPLLHLTRLLLARGLASKVTFFTTPRDAPFIRASLAGAGAAAVVELPFPTDDGLNDGAAPPQSMDDELASPSQLADVVAASAALRPAFAAAFARLEPRPDVLVHDGFLPWAERAAADAGGVPRLVSYGMSAFATYVAGAVTAHKPHARVGSPSEPFEVDGLAGLRLTRADLNPPFDEPEPTGPLWDLVCKTKASMDSSEGIIVNSFVELEALCFDGWSRMSPVKLWPVGPLCLAFEPGRNMDRDVSDWLDSRLAMNRPVLYVAFGSQAELSWTQLEEIALGLDQSGLDFLWVVRSKWFDSDNRFENRFGDKGKVYQGFIDQFGVLSHKSIKGFFSHCGWNSVLESISMGVPILAFPMAAEQKLNAKFVVDVLRVGLRVWPKKREDDMENGLVAREEVQVMVRELIFGEEGKRASTRVSKLAVLSKKAMEIGGSSYTKLEEMVHEISELTRDKSM; encoded by the coding sequence atggcagCTGCTTCGCCGGAGCTCCGTCACGTGGCCATGCTGCCGTTCATGGCGAAGGGCCACGCCATGCCGCTCCTCCACCTcacgcgcctcctcctcgcccgcggCCTCGCCTCCAAGGTCACCTTCTTCACCACCCCGCGCGACGCGCCCTTCATCCGCGCCAgcctcgccggagccggagccgcggCCGTCGTCGAGCTCCCCTTCCCCACCGACGACGGCCtcaacgacggcgcggcgccgccgcagagCATGGACGACGAGCTGGCGTCCCCGTCCCAGCTCGCCGACGTGgtcgccgcgtccgccgcgctCCGGCCGGCGTTCGCGGCCGCGTTCGCCCGGCTCGAGCCGAGGCCCGACGTGCTCGTCCACGACGGCTTCCTCCCGTGggccgagcgcgccgccgccgacgccggcggcgtgccgcgGCTCGTCTCCTACGGCATGAGCGCCTTCGCCACGTACGTCGCCGGGGCGGTCACGGCGCACAAGCCGCACGCGCGCGTCGGCTCGCCGTCCGAGCCGTTCGAGGTCGACGGCTTGGCCGGGCTCCGGCTCACCCGAGCCGACCTGAACCCGCCCTTCGACGAGCCGGAGCCGACCGGCCCGCTTTGGGACCTCGTGTGCAAGACCAAGGCAAGCATGGACTCCAGCGAGGGCATTATCGTCAATTCCTTCGTGGAGCTCGAGGCGCTATGCTTCGACGGTTGGAGCCGGATGTCCCCTGTGAAGCTGTGGCCGGTTGGCCCTCTGTGCCTTGCATTCGAACCGGGTCGGAATATGGACCGGGACGTATCGGATTGGCTGGATTCACGGCTCGCCATGAACCGACCAGTTTTATATGTCGCATTTGGTTCACAGGCTGAACTAAGTTGGACTCAGCTAGAGGAGATAGCCCTCGGGTTGGATCAGTCTGGTCTAGATTTCTTATGGGTGGTCAGGTCCAAGTGGTTTGATTCTGATAACCGTTTTGAGAATAGGTTTGGGGACAAGGGGAAGGTATACCAAGGTTTCATCGATCAATTCGGGGTTCTGAGCCATAAGTCTATCAAAGGGTTTTTCAGCCACTGCGGGTGGAATTCGGTGTTGGAGAGCATCTCTATGGGTGTGCCAATACTTGCATTCCCAATGGCAGCTGAGCAGAAACTGAATGCAAAATTTGTGGTTGATGTGCTAAGAGTTGGGCTCAGGGTTTGgccaaagaaaagagaagatgaCATGGAAAATGGATTGGTTGCAAGGGAAGAAGTGCAGGTGATGGTAAGGGAGTTGATATTTGGAGAGGAAGGAAAACGGGCATCTACTAGAGTAAGTAAACTCGCAGTGCTTTCTAAGAAGGCCATGGAGATTGGTGGGTCGTCGTATACAAAACTAGAGGAGATGGTCCATGAGATCAGTGAGCTAACTCGTGATAAGAGTATGTAA